The sequence below is a genomic window from Rhizobium sp. NXC14.
CGCACGTGAAGGCGAGCCCAACTATGTGTCCGATCTCTGGGTGCATCCCGATCATCAGGGCAAGGGGTTGGGCGGGGCTCTGTTGTTGCATCTGTGCGAGCTGATGACGGCCGAAGGACTGACGACCGCCCGGATCGACACGCATGCCAGGAACATAGGCGCGATCCGGCTTTACAAACGCTGCGGTTTCACCATCATCTGGCACGGCATCGAATTCTCCAGGAGCATGGGCGTCCCGCTCGAAAAGGTGCACCTGGAGAAGCAGCTAGGCTGAGCAATGACCGAAACTGAGAGGGCTTCATGGCAGGCAATGA
It includes:
- a CDS encoding GNAT family N-acetyltransferase — translated: MTSADRETVGAVGFAAWAAADAFDESYRDPAVIAKIRQEFTVFPRETKGEIFVAALDAEIVGWGAREGEPNYVSDLWVHPDHQGKGLGGALLLHLCELMTAEGLTTARIDTHARNIGAIRLYKRCGFTIIWHGIEFSRSMGVPLEKVHLEKQLG